One region of Polynucleobacter sp. MWH-Aus1W21 genomic DNA includes:
- the ilvA gene encoding threonine ammonia-lyase, biosynthetic produces the protein MATNYLKKILSARVYDVARETELQPAPELTKRLGNQVLLKREDNQPVFSFKLRGAYNKMAHLPPEALKRGVIAASAGNHAQGVALSAAKMKCKAVIVMPVTTPSVKIDAVKARGGSWVEIILHGESYSDAFKHSEVLGKKRGLTFVHPFDDPDVIAGQGTIAHEIFTQYEKPIDAVFVAIGGGGLIAGIGEYIKAVSPKTKVIGVQASDSDAMNQSLKANKRIEMKDVGLFSDGTAVKLVGKETFRICKKVVDEIITVDTDEICAAINDVFTDTRSILEPAGALAIAGMKKYVEKKRIKKKTLVAVACGANMNFSRLRFVAERADVGEFREAVFAVTIPEERGSFKRFCELLGKRNVTEFNYRIGDQSEAHIFVGISTQKAGDSETISKHFRKAKFATIDLTHDELAKSHLRHMVGGHSALAKDELLYRFEFPERPGALMKFLTSMAPNWNISLFHYRNHGADYGRILVGLQVPKNEQKKFQSFLAGLGYPHWDESNNPAYRLFLK, from the coding sequence ATGGCAACGAACTATTTAAAGAAAATTTTATCGGCTCGCGTCTATGATGTAGCCAGAGAAACCGAACTTCAGCCCGCCCCCGAGCTGACAAAACGTTTGGGCAACCAGGTTCTCCTTAAAAGGGAAGATAACCAACCGGTTTTCTCCTTCAAACTGCGTGGCGCCTACAACAAAATGGCCCATTTACCCCCGGAAGCCTTAAAACGCGGGGTTATCGCAGCTTCCGCAGGTAATCATGCCCAAGGTGTTGCCCTATCGGCAGCCAAAATGAAGTGCAAAGCCGTAATCGTGATGCCGGTGACCACTCCTAGCGTCAAAATTGATGCGGTTAAGGCTCGAGGCGGATCTTGGGTCGAAATCATCCTTCATGGCGAATCCTATAGTGATGCTTTCAAGCATTCTGAAGTTTTAGGCAAAAAACGGGGTCTCACTTTCGTTCATCCATTCGACGATCCGGATGTCATTGCAGGACAGGGAACCATTGCCCATGAAATTTTTACCCAATATGAAAAACCAATCGATGCGGTATTTGTAGCTATTGGTGGCGGTGGCCTAATTGCAGGTATTGGCGAATACATCAAAGCAGTTAGTCCAAAGACAAAAGTAATTGGCGTTCAAGCCTCAGACTCAGATGCCATGAATCAATCACTCAAGGCGAATAAGCGCATTGAGATGAAAGATGTTGGCTTATTCTCAGACGGCACTGCTGTGAAACTCGTCGGCAAAGAAACATTCCGCATTTGCAAAAAAGTAGTCGATGAAATTATCACCGTCGATACAGATGAAATCTGTGCAGCGATTAATGATGTCTTCACCGATACTCGCAGCATTCTGGAGCCCGCTGGCGCACTTGCCATTGCTGGAATGAAGAAGTACGTTGAGAAAAAACGGATCAAGAAGAAAACCCTAGTGGCTGTGGCTTGCGGGGCTAATATGAACTTTAGCCGCCTGCGCTTTGTAGCTGAACGCGCAGACGTTGGCGAGTTCCGCGAAGCCGTATTTGCAGTGACAATTCCTGAGGAGCGCGGCTCCTTCAAACGCTTCTGCGAATTGCTTGGCAAACGCAATGTAACTGAATTTAACTATCGCATTGGCGACCAAAGTGAAGCGCATATTTTTGTTGGTATCAGCACACAAAAAGCTGGCGATAGCGAAACAATTTCAAAGCATTTTCGTAAAGCGAAGTTTGCAACGATTGACCTGACTCACGACGAATTAGCAAAGTCACATTTACGTCATATGGTGGGCGGACACTCTGCGCTTGCCAAAGATGAGCTGCTTTATCGTTTTGAGTTCCCAGAGCGTCCAGGCGCTTTGATGAAGTTTTTAACCAGCATGGCACCTAACTGGAATATCAGTTTGTTCCACTACCGCAACCATGGTGCTGACTATGGACGCATTCTAGTTGGCCTACAGGTACCCAAAAATGAACAAAAGAAGTTCCAAAGCTTCTTGGCTGGCCTGGGCTATCCACACTGGGATGAGAGTAACAATCCTGCATATCGTCTATTCCTGAAATAA
- a CDS encoding 5'-nucleotidase — translation MSYTLTGKLVVAISSRALFDFEEENRIFESTDDSAYMKLQLERLGAAAQKGVAFPLVKKLLAFNEEGEQRVEVVILSRNDPVSGLRVFRSAEHHGLHLERGVFTRGRPPYHYLRSLHANLFLSANEDDVRATIDAGFPAARVFPESSKTAESHPNEIRIAFDGDAVLFSDEAEQVFQKKGLEAFVDHESKKVDIPLPPGPFKPLLEALHRLQRSTSENGMRIRTALVTARSAPAHERAIRTLMAWGIDVDEAMFLGGLSKSEFLREFEPDFFFDDQTGHCQSAASVAPTGHVVSGVSNKPKK, via the coding sequence ATGTCATACACACTCACCGGAAAACTTGTCGTCGCGATCTCTTCGCGCGCCCTGTTTGATTTCGAAGAAGAGAACCGTATCTTCGAATCTACCGATGACAGTGCTTATATGAAATTACAGCTTGAGCGTCTGGGTGCGGCAGCCCAAAAAGGGGTAGCCTTTCCACTGGTTAAGAAACTGCTCGCTTTTAATGAAGAAGGTGAGCAGCGTGTTGAGGTAGTGATTCTCTCTCGTAACGATCCTGTGAGTGGTCTACGAGTCTTCCGTTCTGCAGAGCATCACGGATTGCATCTTGAACGCGGCGTATTCACTAGAGGTCGCCCTCCGTACCATTACCTACGCTCACTTCACGCCAACCTTTTCTTATCTGCAAATGAAGATGATGTACGTGCAACGATTGATGCTGGATTTCCTGCGGCGCGTGTATTTCCAGAGTCCAGCAAAACTGCTGAATCTCATCCCAATGAAATTCGTATCGCATTTGACGGAGACGCGGTACTGTTTTCCGACGAAGCTGAGCAAGTGTTTCAGAAAAAAGGTCTCGAAGCTTTTGTAGACCATGAGAGCAAGAAGGTTGATATTCCATTGCCTCCAGGCCCATTCAAGCCATTGCTCGAAGCTCTCCACAGACTGCAACGCTCCACCAGTGAAAATGGCATGCGCATTCGTACGGCACTAGTGACGGCACGCTCCGCTCCCGCACACGAACGTGCTATTCGCACTCTGATGGCATGGGGTATTGATGTGGATGAGGCGATGTTCTTGGGTGGACTTTCCAAGAGTGAGTTCCTACGAGAATTTGAGCCAGACTTCTTCTTTGACGATCAAACTGGTCATTGCCAATCTGCCGCATCTGTTGCGCCAACAGGTCACGTAGTATCGGGTGTATCTAATAAGCCTAAGAAATAA
- the queF gene encoding NADPH-dependent 7-cyano-7-deazaguanine reductase QueF (Catalyzes the NADPH-dependent reduction of 7-cyano-7-deazaguanine (preQ0) to 7-aminomethyl-7-deazaguanine (preQ1) in queuosine biosynthesis) encodes MATLPLGQSTQYPDQYDPSLLFPIPRSENRKKLAIKENQALPFVGVDIWNAFELSWLNKKGKPQIALAEFQIPADSPNMIESKSFKLYLNSLNSARFEDENEVKERLITDLSAVAGSKITTRINPTEVISKKGMQEMGGILMDRLDIEIDPNLPADPSLLGVNESFGPIEQCLVSHLLKSNCPVTGQPDWASVQIRYQGRPILEEGLLRYLIGFRQLGEFHEHCVETIFTDIKRQCKPEKLSVYARYTRRGGLDINPFRTDHNSPWPENIRHSRQ; translated from the coding sequence ATGGCAACACTACCGCTCGGACAATCTACACAATATCCAGATCAATATGATCCGAGTTTGTTATTTCCCATTCCAAGATCTGAGAACCGGAAGAAGCTAGCTATCAAAGAAAATCAAGCGTTGCCGTTTGTTGGAGTGGATATTTGGAACGCTTTTGAACTGAGCTGGCTCAATAAAAAAGGGAAGCCTCAAATTGCCTTGGCTGAGTTTCAGATTCCTGCAGACTCGCCTAATATGATTGAGTCTAAATCGTTCAAGCTCTATCTCAATAGCCTCAACAGCGCACGCTTTGAAGACGAGAATGAAGTGAAAGAGCGGCTCATTACAGACTTATCTGCGGTTGCTGGTAGCAAGATCACAACACGTATCAACCCTACGGAAGTAATCTCAAAAAAAGGTATGCAAGAAATGGGTGGCATCTTAATGGATCGCCTGGATATTGAGATTGATCCAAACCTGCCTGCTGACCCAAGCCTATTGGGCGTGAATGAATCCTTTGGCCCGATAGAGCAATGTCTTGTTTCTCACTTACTCAAATCTAATTGCCCAGTCACGGGCCAACCAGATTGGGCAAGTGTACAAATTCGTTACCAAGGTAGGCCAATTCTGGAAGAAGGTTTATTGCGCTACCTGATTGGCTTTAGACAGCTTGGTGAGTTCCATGAGCATTGCGTAGAAACTATTTTTACGGATATCAAGCGTCAGTGCAAACCAGAGAAGCTTTCTGTGTATGCGCGCTATACAAGACGTGGTGGATTAGATATCAACCCATTTCGCACTGATCACAACTCGCCGTGGCCTGAAAATATTCGTCACTCAAGACAGTAA
- the ssb gene encoding single-stranded DNA-binding protein codes for MASVNKVIIVGNVGRDPETRYMPSGDAVTNISVATSDRYKDKQTGEMKETTEWHRVAFFGKLAEIAGQYLKKGSQVYVEGRLRTRKWTDASGQEKYSTEIVAETMQMLGGKPVGGGGDGGESYSRSKPAEQSAPAASSAASLGAMDDDIPF; via the coding sequence ATGGCTTCGGTAAATAAAGTCATCATCGTAGGTAACGTAGGACGCGATCCAGAAACACGTTACATGCCAAGCGGCGACGCTGTTACAAACATTTCAGTAGCAACATCAGATCGCTACAAAGATAAGCAAACTGGCGAAATGAAAGAAACCACAGAATGGCACCGCGTTGCATTCTTTGGCAAGCTTGCAGAAATCGCTGGTCAGTACCTCAAAAAAGGTTCACAGGTTTACGTTGAAGGTCGTTTGCGTACTCGTAAATGGACTGACGCTAGTGGCCAAGAAAAGTATTCCACAGAGATCGTTGCAGAAACTATGCAAATGCTTGGTGGCAAGCCAGTTGGTGGCGGTGGTGATGGTGGTGAAAGCTATAGCCGCTCAAAGCCGGCTGAGCAGTCTGCTCCAGCGGCATCAAGCGCTGCATCATTGGGCGCAATGGACGACGATATTCCGTTTTAA
- a CDS encoding MFS transporter codes for MNPSELRSTLALAGIFGLRMLGLFLLLPIFSIHARGLPGGEHALWVGLTLGIFNIVQACFYIPLGRLSDRIGRKPVVLWGLSLFVAGALICAAKDDLLWIAIGRGIMGAGAVSAAISAWVADLTREQVRTRAMALVGGSIALSFALSLVIAAPIYRAISLSGIFIVLAVLGVVAMFVTYYVLPTNKPEVKVQQASLKEVFFRPELMRLNIGVFVLHATQVAMFLVVPRLLVQAGLPLSSHWEIYLPVVLLSFFFMAPAIIYGEKKQKLRTVLLIAIVSLLVAELIFTQANSVMMIAGALLVYFVGFNLLEALQPSLVSRFAKESKGTALGVYNTTQSIGLFTGAAFGGYLMDSHGDLSVFAMGAALLVCWLIIAWSMGEMPTRATDSKDVATKT; via the coding sequence ATGAATCCTTCTGAACTCCGCTCCACTCTGGCCTTAGCAGGCATCTTTGGCCTCCGTATGTTGGGCTTATTTCTGCTATTGCCCATCTTCAGCATTCATGCGCGAGGCTTGCCGGGCGGTGAGCATGCCCTTTGGGTGGGCTTGACCCTCGGAATCTTCAATATTGTTCAGGCCTGTTTTTATATCCCTTTAGGCCGTTTATCTGACCGAATTGGGCGTAAACCAGTTGTTTTATGGGGTCTGTCCTTATTTGTAGCTGGCGCTCTGATTTGTGCCGCCAAAGATGATTTGTTGTGGATTGCGATTGGCCGCGGAATTATGGGTGCCGGAGCGGTTTCAGCTGCTATCTCAGCCTGGGTGGCTGATTTAACCCGAGAGCAAGTCCGCACCCGAGCCATGGCCTTAGTTGGCGGCAGTATTGCCCTGTCATTTGCATTGTCATTAGTTATTGCAGCACCAATTTATCGCGCCATTAGTCTTAGTGGAATTTTTATTGTTCTGGCGGTATTGGGCGTAGTTGCAATGTTCGTCACTTACTACGTGCTACCCACAAATAAGCCTGAAGTAAAAGTTCAGCAAGCTTCTTTGAAGGAAGTCTTTTTCCGCCCTGAGTTGATGCGTTTAAATATTGGTGTATTTGTATTGCATGCAACCCAGGTGGCTATGTTCTTAGTAGTACCAAGACTTTTAGTGCAAGCTGGTTTACCGCTCTCATCACATTGGGAAATCTATTTACCAGTAGTGCTGCTATCGTTTTTCTTCATGGCCCCTGCAATTATTTATGGCGAGAAGAAGCAGAAATTAAGAACCGTTCTTTTGATCGCAATTGTTTCATTGCTAGTTGCAGAATTGATCTTTACGCAAGCAAATTCAGTAATGATGATTGCGGGTGCATTACTAGTTTATTTTGTAGGCTTTAATTTACTCGAAGCCTTACAACCCTCTTTGGTGTCACGTTTTGCTAAAGAATCCAAGGGTACAGCATTAGGTGTTTACAACACCACCCAATCCATTGGACTCTTTACAGGGGCTGCATTTGGAGGTTATTTGATGGATAGCCATGGTGATTTATCGGTCTTTGCAATGGGCGCGGCGCTCCTAGTTTGCTGGCTTATAATTGCTTGGTCGATGGGTGAAATGCCAACGAGAGCAACAGATTCAAAGGATGTAGCCACAAAGACATAA